One Gordonia mangrovi genomic region harbors:
- a CDS encoding AlbA family DNA-binding domain-containing protein, protein MRVSASPVRVEAFEVAHPVWATAAALLFVLFVAMVFGTVARWVLRRRARLSFTTSMVLSILGSAVGLFIAGAVDPDIRLWSALTVLLCLLSSIGAVATYGVIAARFQRSYHVDVTELIAAGESDRVEFKSTARVNMHTGEKDARMEHVIVKTVSGFLNAGGGTLLVGVDDDGKPLGLDRDYATMKVPDADRFELWLRDLFSASFGQNAAAAIGVAIEDVPADDAGQLPVCRISCSPSTRPVYLRPGKKADPEFWVRSGNSTRQLTVDEAADYIMGRWPLGAGSAIAAQVRAAVRFSIDR, encoded by the coding sequence GTGCGTGTCTCAGCATCACCTGTCCGCGTGGAGGCGTTCGAGGTCGCCCACCCGGTGTGGGCGACCGCCGCAGCGCTGCTGTTCGTGCTGTTCGTCGCGATGGTGTTCGGCACCGTCGCACGATGGGTGCTGCGGCGGCGGGCCCGCCTCAGCTTCACCACATCGATGGTGCTGTCGATCCTGGGTTCCGCCGTGGGGTTGTTCATCGCGGGTGCGGTCGACCCCGACATCCGGTTGTGGAGCGCGCTCACCGTGCTGCTGTGCCTGCTCAGTTCGATCGGCGCGGTCGCCACCTATGGCGTGATCGCGGCCCGCTTCCAGCGGAGCTATCACGTCGACGTCACTGAACTGATTGCCGCCGGCGAATCCGACCGGGTGGAGTTCAAGTCGACCGCGCGGGTCAACATGCACACGGGCGAAAAGGACGCCCGCATGGAGCATGTCATCGTCAAGACGGTCTCCGGGTTCCTCAACGCAGGCGGCGGCACGCTGCTCGTGGGTGTCGACGACGACGGGAAACCGCTGGGCCTCGACCGCGACTACGCGACCATGAAGGTTCCCGACGCCGACCGGTTCGAACTGTGGCTGCGTGATCTGTTCTCGGCGTCATTCGGCCAGAACGCGGCTGCCGCCATCGGTGTCGCGATCGAGGACGTACCCGCCGATGACGCCGGTCAGCTGCCGGTGTGCCGCATCAGCTGCTCACCGTCGACGCGGCCGGTGTATCTGCGGCCGGGCAAGAAAGCCGATCCCGAGTTCTGGGTGCGCAGCGGCAACTCCACCCGCCAACTCACCGTCGACGAGGCCGCCGACTACATCATGGGCCGGTGGCCGCTGGGCGCCGGATCGGCGATCGCGGCTCAAGTTCGTGCAGCGGTGCGGTTCTCGATCGACCGCTGA
- a CDS encoding hemolysin family protein translates to MIDVVGMLIGLLLLAGNAFFVGAEFALVAARRTQIEPAAVDGSMTARITLRALENVSLMMAGAQLGITMCSLGLGAIAEPAIAHALEIPLEAAGVPSALLHPIALVIALTIVLSLHMTLGEMVPKNIAIAGPGRAALILGPPLYAIVMALRPFLGLINWIANHILTLLKVQPRDEVASTFTADEVAAYIEESKGEGLLDPSTHTLLTGSIAIAGKPVRSIAVPLADLITIEHGDTIADLHRLCVDTGYSRFPIRDEDGAIFGYVHIKDILDQPLGSALPAEHVRSIIRVQQSDSLDGVLSEMQGRGTHMALVADDDGEIVGAAMLEDVIEHVVGEVADAAAAGRAG, encoded by the coding sequence ATGATTGACGTCGTCGGGATGCTCATCGGACTGCTACTACTCGCCGGCAACGCCTTCTTCGTCGGCGCGGAGTTCGCGCTGGTGGCTGCTCGGCGCACCCAGATCGAACCCGCCGCCGTCGACGGCAGCATGACCGCACGCATCACCCTGCGGGCTCTGGAGAACGTGTCGCTGATGATGGCGGGTGCGCAGCTTGGCATCACCATGTGCTCGCTCGGGCTGGGTGCCATCGCCGAACCCGCCATCGCCCATGCACTCGAGATCCCACTCGAGGCGGCGGGCGTGCCGTCGGCACTGCTGCACCCCATCGCCCTCGTCATCGCACTCACCATCGTCTTGTCGCTGCACATGACCCTCGGAGAGATGGTTCCGAAGAACATCGCGATCGCCGGCCCCGGGCGTGCGGCACTGATCCTGGGGCCGCCGCTGTATGCGATCGTGATGGCGTTGCGCCCCTTCCTGGGGCTGATCAACTGGATCGCCAACCACATACTCACATTGCTGAAGGTGCAACCGCGCGACGAGGTGGCGTCCACGTTCACCGCGGATGAGGTGGCCGCCTACATCGAGGAATCCAAGGGCGAAGGCCTACTCGACCCGAGCACGCACACGTTGCTGACCGGGTCGATCGCGATCGCCGGCAAACCCGTCCGGTCAATCGCGGTTCCGTTGGCGGATCTGATCACCATCGAGCATGGCGACACCATCGCCGATCTGCACCGGCTCTGCGTCGACACGGGCTACTCGCGCTTCCCGATACGCGACGAGGACGGTGCCATCTTCGGCTACGTCCACATCAAGGACATCCTGGACCAGCCATTGGGGTCGGCGTTGCCGGCAGAGCATGTTCGCTCGATCATTCGCGTGCAACAGTCCGACAGTCTGGATGGGGTGCTCTCGGAGATGCAGGGCCGCGGCACACACATGGCATTGGTTGCCGACGACGATGGTGAGATCGTCGGCGCGGCCATGCTCGAAGACGTGATCGAGCATGTGGTCGGCGAGGTCGCCGATGCTGCCGCCGCAGGCAGGGCAGGGTAG
- a CDS encoding hemolysin family protein translates to MVTEWLLLLVVVVLISANALFVAAEFSFVAVDRPAVHEAARSGDRRAESVAKALRSLSTQLSGAQLGITATSLLVGYVAEPSIAALIRGPISALGVPEQASLGVSLTVAFVIATVAQMVFGELVPKNWGISEPMRVSRAVSGPQRAFTLVARPLIFVLNGASNRVVRALGIEPREELASARSARELGSMAVRSAQQGVLDRAIARRLEEAAVFAQRTAADVMTPRPRVVFLDRDTPLDDVLTVASNTGHARFPVQGDSVDRIVGVVHFKLALAIAPDQRADTCVADVMQSIRAVPSSMGLGDVLEELRDGLQLAVVVDEWGGTDGIVTLEDLVEEVLGEIRDEQDRPGSAPRQLADGGWSIPGLMRPDEVADITGIELPDPEHSETTGGLVVETLGRFAQVGDEITLAAKDIHRPDVDGVPTPLVARVRVTAMDGRRVARVQIDAEPQVEQPTGEQDD, encoded by the coding sequence GTGGTGACCGAGTGGCTGCTCCTGCTCGTCGTGGTGGTCCTGATCTCGGCGAACGCGCTGTTCGTCGCTGCCGAGTTCTCGTTCGTCGCGGTGGATCGTCCCGCCGTACACGAGGCCGCCCGCAGCGGTGACCGTCGCGCCGAGTCGGTGGCGAAGGCGCTGCGTTCGCTGTCGACGCAGCTGTCCGGCGCCCAACTCGGTATCACCGCCACCAGCCTGCTGGTGGGCTATGTCGCCGAGCCGTCGATCGCCGCGTTGATCCGCGGACCCATCTCCGCTCTCGGGGTCCCCGAGCAGGCAAGCCTCGGTGTCTCACTCACCGTCGCGTTCGTGATCGCCACCGTCGCTCAGATGGTGTTCGGGGAGCTCGTCCCGAAGAACTGGGGGATCTCCGAACCCATGCGGGTTTCGCGGGCCGTGTCGGGCCCGCAACGTGCGTTCACACTCGTCGCCAGACCGCTGATCTTCGTGCTCAACGGTGCGTCCAATCGCGTCGTCCGTGCTCTCGGGATCGAGCCTCGCGAGGAGCTCGCGTCGGCACGGTCGGCGCGTGAGCTGGGCTCGATGGCGGTGCGGTCTGCACAGCAGGGAGTGCTGGACCGGGCCATCGCCCGCCGCCTCGAAGAAGCCGCAGTCTTCGCGCAGCGCACCGCCGCCGACGTGATGACTCCGCGTCCGCGCGTCGTCTTTCTCGACCGCGACACCCCGCTCGACGACGTTCTCACGGTGGCGTCGAACACCGGGCATGCGCGGTTCCCGGTGCAGGGCGATTCGGTGGACCGCATCGTCGGCGTCGTGCATTTCAAACTCGCACTGGCGATTGCGCCCGATCAGCGCGCCGACACCTGCGTGGCCGATGTGATGCAGTCGATCCGGGCCGTGCCGAGCTCGATGGGGCTCGGCGACGTGCTCGAGGAACTCCGCGACGGGCTACAGCTGGCGGTCGTGGTGGACGAGTGGGGAGGCACGGACGGCATCGTGACCCTCGAGGATCTGGTGGAGGAGGTGCTCGGTGAGATCCGCGACGAGCAGGACCGTCCCGGCAGCGCACCGCGGCAGCTGGCCGACGGTGGGTGGTCGATACCCGGATTGATGAGGCCGGACGAGGTCGCCGACATCACCGGCATCGAACTGCCCGACCCTGAGCACAGTGAGACGACGGGCGGGCTGGTCGTGGAGACGCTGGGCAGGTTCGCCCAGGTGGGTGATGAGATCACGCTCGCGGCCAAGGACATCCACCGCCCCGACGTCGACGGTGTGCCCACGCCGCTCGTGGCGCGGGTGCGGGTCACCGCGATGGATGGTCGTCGCGTCGCACGCGTGCAGATCGACGCCGAGCCCCAGGTGGAGCAGCCGACAGGAGAGCAGGATGATTGA